A DNA window from Mucilaginibacter xinganensis contains the following coding sequences:
- a CDS encoding OmpA family protein, with the protein MLSTNKILQKVITCVLVTMLAASTVNAQTTSPTWWFGASGAANFNFYDGTTQRLNNSLIAPTAFHKGRSVRPYASILAEYRPAGIWGGMLNVAYDGRGGKFNDVVAPCDCPATLKTSTSYITVEPSLRLSVPASGLYFFAGPRVSFNINKDFAYTQLRQPNTDGELSAMHKTIFSGQVGAGYDIMMSSANSTTKVSLSPFVAFIPYFGQEPRTIESWSVTTVRAGIALKFGKAKKMIVKETVATPVPLPMHDFTFNVRAPKAVSLKRQVSETLPLRNSVFFDEGSTQVPARYVLLSKEQAGLFREEQLQADQPDDMTGRSARQLTVYHNILNITGDRLRSNPGAVISLSGASAKGPEDGIKLAESVKLYLVDVFGIDGSRITVKGRNKPVIPSEQPGGTKELVLLRAGDRRVDITSASPELLEEVGGDMLKPVQINATQADPLDSQIVLNIDSAAQLLKSWSVDITDDKGIAQHYGPYTRDQESIPGAAILGNNPEGDYKLAMTGETKAGMAVRKEGTVHLVRQDEATAKGLRYSILYEFDKGTSIARYDKFLTEVVAPSIADGSTVIIHGHTDIIGEEDHNMKLSRERAHDVQNILERALAKAGKNNVKFETLGFGEDISKAPFENTAPEERFYNRTVIIDIVPVK; encoded by the coding sequence ATGTTATCAACTAATAAAATACTTCAAAAAGTCATCACTTGTGTTTTGGTGACCATGCTGGCAGCCTCCACGGTTAACGCACAAACCACGTCTCCAACATGGTGGTTTGGTGCCTCCGGAGCAGCAAATTTCAATTTTTATGATGGAACAACCCAAAGGTTAAACAATTCATTAATAGCGCCAACGGCCTTCCATAAAGGCAGGAGCGTTCGTCCTTATGCGTCTATATTGGCAGAGTATCGCCCGGCAGGTATCTGGGGCGGTATGTTAAATGTTGCCTATGATGGCCGGGGCGGAAAATTTAACGATGTAGTTGCCCCTTGCGATTGCCCGGCTACGTTAAAAACAAGTACCAGTTATATCACTGTTGAACCAAGCTTGCGTTTAAGTGTGCCGGCATCAGGTTTGTACTTTTTTGCAGGGCCAAGGGTGTCTTTTAATATAAATAAGGATTTTGCATATACGCAGTTAAGGCAGCCTAATACCGATGGTGAATTAAGCGCGATGCACAAAACCATATTTTCGGGCCAGGTAGGTGCGGGTTATGATATCATGATGTCATCAGCAAACAGCACAACCAAAGTTAGCCTTTCGCCATTTGTTGCTTTTATACCATACTTTGGACAGGAGCCGCGCACCATCGAAAGCTGGTCGGTTACTACCGTTCGGGCGGGTATCGCACTTAAGTTTGGAAAGGCTAAGAAAATGATAGTTAAAGAAACTGTTGCAACGCCTGTGCCTTTACCAATGCACGATTTTACTTTTAACGTGCGTGCACCTAAAGCAGTCTCGTTAAAACGCCAGGTAAGTGAAACATTGCCTTTAAGGAATTCAGTATTTTTTGATGAAGGATCAACACAGGTTCCGGCCAGGTATGTGCTGCTTTCAAAAGAGCAGGCAGGCTTGTTCCGGGAAGAACAGCTGCAGGCAGACCAGCCTGATGATATGACAGGCCGCTCAGCAAGGCAATTAACTGTTTATCATAACATTTTGAATATTACAGGAGATCGTTTAAGATCAAATCCGGGAGCCGTAATATCACTTAGCGGTGCTTCAGCAAAAGGCCCTGAAGACGGTATAAAACTTGCCGAATCAGTGAAGCTGTATTTGGTTGATGTATTTGGCATCGATGGTTCAAGGATTACTGTAAAGGGACGTAATAAACCGGTTATCCCATCTGAACAGCCTGGCGGGACGAAAGAGCTTGTGCTGCTTCGCGCCGGTGATCGCAGGGTTGACATAACCAGCGCCTCTCCTGAATTATTAGAAGAAGTAGGCGGCGATATGCTGAAGCCTGTTCAAATAAATGCCACACAGGCAGACCCGCTTGATAGTCAAATCGTACTTAATATTGACAGTGCTGCACAGTTGCTTAAATCATGGTCAGTAGATATTACTGATGATAAAGGAATTGCTCAACACTACGGGCCATACACCCGGGATCAGGAGAGTATCCCCGGAGCCGCCATCTTAGGCAATAATCCCGAAGGTGACTATAAGTTAGCGATGACAGGTGAAACAAAGGCCGGCATGGCGGTAAGAAAAGAAGGTACAGTTCACCTTGTACGCCAGGATGAAGCTACTGCTAAAGGTTTGCGATACAGTATTCTTTATGAATTTGACAAAGGCACTTCAATTGCCAGGTATGATAAATTTTTAACGGAAGTCGTAGCCCCTTCAATAGCTGATGGATCGACCGTGATTATACACGGGCATACTGACATAATAGGTGAAGAAGATCACAACATGAAGTTATCAAGGGAGCGGGCTCATGATGTTCAAAATATCCTGGAACGCGCGTTGGCTAAAGCCGGGAAAAATAATGTAAAGTTTGAAACATTAGGCTTTGGAGAAGATATTAGTAAAGCACCTTTTGAAAACACCGCTCCTGAAGAGCGTTTTTATAACAGAACGGTTATCATTGATATTGTTCCGGTTAAGTAA
- a CDS encoding InlB B-repeat-containing protein: MKKQITTRWNGIFTRQSKGYSLILKTICALALLFAVLAPGCKKDDYKGEIKGTCPVVVSTDPLDKAVDVVLTKAISVTFNTSMAPASINSKTFTIKQGAATIAGTIAPTSNGTVFIFTPSQPLLPFVSYTGTITTGATDTLHTALVKDYIWTFTSIPQVTLTALPVAGGTVEGFGTFAQASVVTVTATPNTGYVFTNWTDNGTIVSTSSSYQFTMAGNRVLVANFKVIPASQFAVVLNSSPVAGGTTKGSGSYNAGTSVTVTALPNAGYIFVNWTDNGNIVSTSSGYQFILGGNRKLIANFKIIPSSQFAVILSSSPPDGGSTTGSGAYSAGTSVTVSAAANSGYTFVNWTDNGVVASTSTSYTFALNANRTLIANFAKSIYTLALSAKPTTGGTVTGAGSFSAGSSVTALAVPKSGYDFVSWTDNGVVASTNASYTFILNGSKALVANFVVNTVTLNVTAVNGSVIKNPNQLAYSKGAQVKLTATANAGYVFTSWSGDATGSVNPLTVTMNANKNITANFKLIAASPVLGSISKFGAFGGNAGITNQGLNTVINNGGIGTTAASTLVTGFHDGLTAAVYTETPLNKGNVKGGIFTAPPAPGTATSFAVASQALIDATIAYNSISPASKPGGIDPGAGELGGLTLAPGIYKSASGTFKITNGNLTLDAKGDPNAVWIFQTAAGLTVGIAGPAGARSVVMINGGLAKNVFWYVGSAATINAAGGGIMTGTIISSAGTTLSTAGNAVQTVLNGRAISLVASVTMVNTTVNVPQ; encoded by the coding sequence ATGAAAAAACAAATTACTACCCGTTGGAATGGCATTTTTACGCGTCAAAGCAAAGGCTATTCTTTAATATTAAAAACCATTTGCGCCCTCGCACTGCTTTTTGCAGTTTTAGCCCCGGGATGTAAAAAGGATGATTATAAAGGAGAAATAAAGGGTACATGCCCGGTTGTAGTTTCTACCGACCCTCTTGATAAAGCGGTGGACGTTGTTCTCACCAAAGCTATATCGGTAACTTTTAATACAAGTATGGCTCCCGCTTCTATTAATAGTAAAACCTTTACTATAAAACAGGGCGCTGCGACAATTGCAGGAACAATAGCGCCCACTAGTAATGGCACCGTATTTATCTTTACACCAAGCCAGCCATTATTGCCCTTTGTATCCTATACCGGTACTATTACAACCGGTGCTACCGATACTTTACATACCGCACTTGTTAAAGACTATATTTGGACCTTTACCTCCATTCCACAAGTAACATTAACAGCACTTCCGGTTGCCGGCGGAACAGTTGAGGGTTTCGGAACATTTGCCCAGGCATCAGTAGTTACTGTAACAGCAACGCCTAATACAGGTTATGTGTTCACTAACTGGACAGACAACGGCACCATAGTTTCCACAAGCTCAAGTTACCAGTTTACTATGGCCGGTAATAGGGTGTTAGTAGCAAATTTTAAAGTTATCCCGGCATCGCAGTTTGCCGTAGTATTAAACTCATCACCTGTTGCCGGCGGAACAACAAAAGGGTCAGGATCTTACAATGCGGGTACGTCTGTAACTGTTACAGCTTTGCCTAATGCAGGTTACATTTTTGTTAATTGGACTGACAACGGTAATATAGTATCAACAAGTTCAGGTTATCAGTTTATTTTGGGAGGCAACCGTAAGTTAATTGCTAACTTTAAAATCATCCCTTCATCGCAATTTGCGGTTATATTATCGTCGAGTCCGCCAGATGGTGGTTCAACCACCGGCTCAGGAGCGTATAGTGCCGGCACATCAGTTACGGTAAGCGCAGCAGCAAATTCGGGCTATACCTTTGTCAATTGGACAGATAATGGTGTTGTGGCTTCAACCAGTACAAGCTACACGTTTGCATTAAATGCAAACAGGACATTGATTGCCAACTTCGCCAAAAGTATTTATACGCTCGCTTTATCAGCCAAGCCAACTACGGGCGGAACAGTAACGGGAGCAGGTTCATTCAGCGCAGGTTCTTCTGTAACGGCGCTTGCAGTACCAAAGTCCGGATACGATTTTGTAAGCTGGACAGATAACGGTGTTGTTGCTTCAACTAACGCCAGCTATACATTTATATTAAATGGAAGTAAAGCGCTTGTGGCTAACTTTGTTGTTAACACAGTAACGTTAAATGTAACAGCTGTAAACGGTTCCGTTATTAAAAATCCTAACCAGCTGGCGTACAGCAAGGGGGCACAGGTAAAACTTACCGCAACCGCAAATGCCGGGTATGTATTCACGTCATGGAGTGGCGATGCAACAGGTTCGGTTAATCCGCTTACCGTTACTATGAATGCCAATAAAAATATCACGGCAAACTTTAAGCTGATAGCGGCATCACCGGTATTAGGTAGTATATCCAAATTTGGGGCTTTTGGTGGTAATGCAGGTATTACCAACCAGGGTTTAAATACGGTTATAAATAACGGAGGTATTGGCACAACAGCGGCCTCAACATTGGTAACCGGATTTCACGATGGGCTGACTGCTGCGGTTTATACAGAAACTCCACTTAATAAAGGTAATGTAAAAGGTGGCATCTTCACGGCTCCTCCGGCACCTGGCACTGCTACTTCTTTTGCTGTTGCATCGCAGGCCTTAATTGATGCTACCATAGCTTATAACAGTATTTCGCCGGCTTCAAAACCTGGTGGAATTGACCCGGGCGCCGGCGAATTAGGCGGTTTAACTTTAGCACCGGGCATATACAAATCTGCAAGCGGAACATTTAAAATAACCAACGGCAACCTAACGCTAGACGCTAAGGGCGACCCTAACGCTGTTTGGATATTTCAAACAGCTGCCGGTCTTACTGTTGGCATTGCGGGTCCGGCTGGAGCCAGGAGTGTGGTGATGATAAATGGAGGCCTCGCGAAAAATGTATTCTGGTACGTAGGAAGCGCGGCTACTATTAATGCTGCCGGTGGCGGTATTATGACAGGAACCATTATTTCAAGCGCCGGAACTACTTTATCAACAGCCGGTAACGCAGTACAAACGGTATTAAATGGCAGGGCTATTTCTTTGGTTGCTTCAGTTACCATGGTAAATACAACAGTTAATGTGCCTCAATAA
- a CDS encoding helix-turn-helix domain-containing protein: MGRIEISGFITPEQSQLIGIALLDYGLELLDNKKNILIERIKNVIIDMIHYSDTPLKINFSEYLSNTLKLDYTYLANIFSEVQGSTIEQFIIMQKIQFVKQLIIYNELNLTEISWKLHYSSVAHLSAQFKKVTGLTPSAFKHLDYQGISA, translated from the coding sequence ATGGGAAGGATTGAAATATCTGGATTTATTACACCGGAACAAAGCCAGCTTATTGGAATTGCATTGCTTGATTACGGTTTAGAGCTGTTGGATAACAAAAAAAACATCTTAATTGAAAGAATTAAAAATGTGATTATTGATATGATCCATTATTCTGATACACCGCTTAAAATAAATTTTTCCGAATACCTGAGCAATACATTAAAGCTTGATTATACCTATCTGGCAAATATTTTCTCTGAGGTACAAGGTTCTACTATAGAACAGTTTATTATCATGCAAAAAATTCAATTTGTTAAACAATTGATAATTTATAATGAACTTAACCTCACCGAAATATCGTGGAAGCTGCATTACAGCAGTGTTGCACACCTGTCTGCACAATTTAAAAAGGTAACTGGCCTAACGCCATCGGCGTTCAAGCATCTCGACTATCAGGGCATCAGTGCCTGA